The Nostoc sp. NIES-3756 DNA window TTCTTTTTGCAATTCGACATCGGTGAGACAACCACTTAGCGAAGAACTTTTGCGGTATTGATTAATGCCAATTAGTAATGCCAATTTTCGCGGTGTAGGCTGTGCTAAAGCTTGATAATAGCTATTACCCATAGCCAACCACTCAGCTTCAGTTATACCCAACACCGCGAGTATTGAGCCAATCCGTTGTACAAAAGTCCGACGCTTCATAAAAACAATCAGTCCTCAGCCCGTCAGCTAACAGCTTATAGGGCTGAGGACTGGAGTGTAAAGACGGGAGGATGAGGGAGATGAGGGGGATGAGGGGGATGAGGGGGATAAAAATTCTTCCTGTGCTTCATGTTCTCCTCCTGGGAGGGGCTAGGGGTGGCTTACTCCCCCACTTCCCCTACTCCCTCATCTCCTTACGCTAACACCTTAACTCGCATTGCCCGTGCCAATTCTGCTGCTACTTCGGGACGAGAAAATTCTGGTGGTGGTAGTTCACCGCGACGTAGCATTTCTCTGACTTTGGTTCCTGATAAATGGACACGTTCTTCTGGGCGGCTGGGGCTGGTTTTGGTGGTCGCCATTTGTTTGGTGCGGGTGCAGTAAAAGGCGTGTTCAAATTTCATGGGTACGATGCCTAATTCCCCTGGCTCAAATTCATCGAAGATATATTGAGCATCATAAGTACCGTAATAGTCACCCACACCGGCATGATCTCGACCGACGATAAAGTGGGTGCAGCCGTAATTTTTGCGGACTAGGGCATGAAAGATGGCTTCGCGGGGGCCAGCGTAGCGCATGGCGGCGGGATTAATTGCCAAGATTACCCTGTCTTGAGGATAGTAGTGTTCTAGCAAGATTTCATAACATCGCATCCGCACATCGGCGGGGATGTCGTCTTCTTTTGTCGCCCCTACCAAGGGATGTAAGAATAAACCATCCACGGTTTCTAAGGCGCACTTTTGAATATATTCGTGGGCGCGGTGAATGGGGTTGCGGGTTTGAAAACCGACTATGGTTTTCCAGCCCTTGTCTCTAAACATTTGTCGAGAAACAACTGGGTCAATTTGATAATCGGGAAATAGAGGATGAGAACTGCGTTCCAGCAGCCAGATATCACCAGCTAGGTGTACAGCACCTTGGTTATATAGGACTTGTACTCCTGGGTGTTTGGCTTCATCTGTGCGATAGACATTGATGGCTTCGCGGGTTTTATCGTAGCGATATTTTTGTGTGAGTTGCAAAACCCCGATGTACTGGCCTCTGGGGTTATCCAGACGCACTAAGCCACCTTCTTGTAAAGAAGCAGCTTGTTCTTCACTGACTGAGAGTGTGATTGGTATTGACCATGCAAGACCGTTAGCCAAGCGCATTTCTGTCACCACGCGATCGTAGTCTTCCTGGTTCATGAAGCCTGTAAGTGGGCTAAAACCACCGATCGCAATCATTTCTAAATCAGAAACCGCCCGTTCGTCAAGTTGCACTCGTGGCAGAAACTCAGCTTTAGAAAGAAATTCTTCTCTTTGTTCTGGGGTGGCTATGCGATTAACCAACTGTCCACCGTGCGCGGCAATGGCATCTGGATGCTGACTCAATTTCAATCCCCTCTTAGCGATAACTACAATTGTTGCAAACTGTGTATTAACTAACTTATCAAAATGCAGGGACACAAGGTAAAAAAATTTGAAATTATGACAGATGATGCTTTTATCCCCATTGCCAATTAATTAACTTATATACAGAAAGGCTGTATGAGAGACGTAAGTAGGTGGATACAATTATTTAGAAGAAGCATTTCGACTACGCTCAATGCTCGCTAACCTTATTTCAAGAGGGTTGAGCGCAGTCGAAACCCGGCGATATCAAGTTAGGTTGAATTTAGTCTTTCTACTTAATCATCGACAGTAAACAGCATAGAAAGTTCAATTGTATTTTTCAGAAACTTTACTAGCTTAATTAAGTATTTGAGTCTTCTAGGTTAGGCAAATAAGTTTACATAAATTACAAATGAATTAACCCTTCATTTCCCGATATTGTATTAAGCAAGCAAGGAGTTAAACAGCCAACGCAAAGTAATCAACTCCAAGCTTCACCAAGTACAAACCTAGTTTATCAATGGAGACCAGTCTCATGTTATCTAACACAAAAAATAACCTGTTCACCGAAGTTAATTTTGAAGAATCTGCTACTGTTACTGGTGGCGGTGGTGGCGGAACCTACGTTGATTTTGACCTCAATTCATACCTCTTCGTTATCGGTGCTGGTACAGTATTTGGCAACCCTGGATTAACTCCTTCTGAACTTGATACTGCTTTTGAAGTAGGGCTTGGCATTGAAAGTATCGGCGGCGATAAAAAGTATGGCGGCGGTAAAAAATCCTGGCTTTAGTTAATTATTTCAGGTGACTTTATATCCTCTGATATTAATTCAGTAGTTGTAAATTATCTAAATACTGGAACTGATAAAAAAGTTTCAGTGTTTAGATTGATTTCCTGAATCTGAATCCATGAGGATAATTAGTAATTCTCTCAAGGAAAAATAGCAATGAATGAAAAGTGTATTTGTTTTCAACCACTAAGTGCTGAAGAATCTTGTGTTGTTAGTGGTGGTAGTACCGAGCCATTATTTGTACCCAAGTCTGAAAGAGAAGGTACAATTTTCAACGCCAATAGTAATGGTGAAAGCGTTAAGGTTTCCACTAACAAAAAGGATACTACTGATACTACCAATTCTGTTGACATTTTGGCGCTAGCTTTACCGCAAATGCCTAAAATAACAGGGTAATATCATTATGAACTTAACTAAGTTTCATGATTAATTGATCATGAGTATCATCTTTTAATTAATCTACCAGGTTTGTCAAATATATTATCGTAATATCGACTTTTTAGAGGCACCTATGAAAGAACAAAGTATACTTTTTACTAACCTATCTCCTGAAGAATCTGCTGCCGTCAGTGGAGGAAGAGTAATTGGTTTTGACTTGAATACTTATTTGTTTATTCTAGGTGCTGGCGTTGTATTTGGCAACCCTGGACTTACTCCAGATGAGGTTCATTTCGCTTGGATGAACTCATTTATTTTTGATGATGACGTAACAAATAATAACAGCGTTAGTATAAGCAGCATAACTAGAAGAAACTCTAGCAGATCAAGTATATATCTCTAGATTTTTAATGCTTATAAAATAAGTAATCTCTATTATGAAATACATTTATGTTTTACAACACAGTCAAGAAGATTGTGGTGCTGCTTGCATTGCGGCGATCGCCAAATATTATGGACGCAATTTAACTCTCAGTCGCATTCGGGAAGTTGTCGGTACAGGACAATTTGGGACAACTTTATTAGGTTTACAAAGAGGCGCACAAACTCTTGGTTTTAAAGCGCATTCTGTCAAAACTTCACCAGAACTTTTTAACCGCATCAATGAAGCACCATTACCAGCTATTATCCATTGGAAAGGCAACCATTGGGTAATTTTATATGGTAAAAAGGGTAAAAATTATGTAGTTGCAGATCCAGCCGTCGGTATTCGTTATCTCTCCCAAAAAGAGTTAAGCGAAGGTTGGAAAGATTTATTGATGCTGTTGCTAGAACCCGATGCTGAATCATTTTCGCAAATAGAAAGCGATCGCACTTCTGGTTTTTGGCGTTTCTTCAAGCGTGTTTGGAATTTTCGTAGTATCTTAGCACAAGCTTTACCCCTAAATTTACTACTGGGAGTCTTATCATTAGCTTCTCCCTTTCTATTGCAAATTCTTACGGATGATGTTTTAGTTCGTGGTGATACAAAACTACTGACGACAATGGCGATCGCAGTAGTAGTCATGAATATTATTTCTAGTAGTCTAGGTTGGGTACAGTCTAACTTAATTGCTCATTTTGCTCAACGTTTACAACTGGGTTTGGTAATGGAATTTGCTAAACAAATTCTCCGCTTACCCCTCAGCTATTACGAAACTCGCCGCAGTGGAGAAATTGTTAGTCGTCTGCAAGATATTAACCAAATTAATCAATTAGTAGCTCAAGTTGTCATTAGTTTACCTAGCAAATTTTTTATTGCAGTTATTTCTTTTAGCCTCATGACTTTCTATAGTTGGAAGTTAACTATAGTAGCTTTGTTAATATCTGCTATTATGACGACATCCACAATCGTCTTTCAACCTATTCTCCGCAATAGAACTCGTGAACTTTTAGTTCAAGAAGCAGAAGCACAAGGAGTTTTAGTAGAAACATTTAAAGGTGCATTAACCCTAAAAACTACCACATCAGGTTCACAATTTTTTGAGGAATTTAATAGCCGTTTCGGTCAACTTGCTAATTTAACCTTTCGGACAATTCAAATTGGGATTATCAACAATTCATTTTCTAGTTTTGTATCTGCTGTTGGTAGTATATTTTTACTCTGGTGTGGTGGTAATTTAGTCATTAATCCTTCAGAAAATTTGAGTATTGGTCAACTCTTGGCTTTTAACTCCATGAATGGTAATGTGTTGGGATTAATTGCCACTGTAATTAGTTTTGTAGATGAATTTACCCGTGCAAAAACTGCCGTTCAACGTCTCACGGAAGTGATAGATACTACACCTGAGAACGCCAATGACGGCAAAAAACCTTTTGCAAAGATTACAGGTAACGATGAAATTATTTGTACGAATGTCAACTTTCACTATGTTGGTCGAGTTGATTTATTAGAAAATTTTACTCTGACAATCCCCGGCGGTAAAGTGACTGCAATTATAGGAAAATCTGGCTGTGGTAAAAGTACCTTAGCTAAACTCATTACCGGATTATATACTCTGCAATCGGGGAATATTCGCATTGGTTTATATAACTTAGATGACCTCTCCCTTGATTGTTTGCGTCAGCAAGTAGTATTAGTTCCTCAAGATGCTCATTTTTGGGGTCGTTCAATTGTCGAAAACTTCCGTTTGGGTGCGCCTTATGTTACCTTTGAGCAGATTGTCAGAGCTTGTAAAATTGCAGATGCTGATGAGTTTATTAGTAAATTCCCAGAAAAATATCAAACAGTTTTAGGCGAATTTGGGGCGAATATCTCCGGTGGACAAAGACAGAGGTTAGCAATAGCAAGAGCGATAGTTACAGAACCCCCAATTCTCATTTTAGATGAATCTACAGGTGGGCTTGATCCTGTAAGTGAGAGCCTAGTATTAGAACAGTTATTACAACACCGTCGAGATAAAACCACAATCTTAATTAGCCACCGTCCGCAAGTAATTAGTCGGGCTAATTGGATTGTTTTTCTAGAGCAAGGTAGGTTAAAAATGCAAGGCTCATTACAAGATTTACGTACCCAAGCCGGAGAGCATTTAGATTTTCTAATTCATTAAATAAGTAGGTGGACATAATTATTTAGAAGACGCATTTCGACTACGCTCAATGCTCGATACTAGAGAAGACGAGGGTTGAGCGCAGTCGAAACCAGGCAACCCCTTTTTTAGTTTAATTTAGTCCTTGTACTTATCATAACCTATCTCCATTGAGTTCGTAGTGAGGACTTTAGTCCTTATTTGCTTCTTAAAGGACTAAAGTCTTCACTACAAACCTAAAATTATTTACACAGTTTTCCTTATGCTTTATATACAAAATCAGAAATATATCCCACCAATCCCAGAAGATGATGCTTTACCACCTGTTGGTGTTTGGACATCTTTATTAGGATTATTTTTAGTAGCATCTGTTGGTTCGGCGATCGCACTCTCTTCTTGGGTAAAATACAATGTCACTGTGAAAGCACCTGCTGTTGTGCGTCCTATCGGTGATGTACGATTAGTACAACCAGAAATGGAAGGGACAATTCAAAGTATTTTGGTTGCAGAAAATCAAGTCGTCAAACAAGGAGATGTAATTGCACGTTTAGATACTGATCAATTACAAATCAAAAAGAGTCAATTGGAAGGTAATATCCAACAAGGTAAATTACAACTCATCCAAATTGATAGTCAAATCGGCTCTTTAGATACTCAAGTACAAGCTGAATTAAATCTTTTAGAACGAACAATTGTTTCGGCGCAAGCAGATTTAGCCCGAAATCAGCGAGATTATCAAGAACGACAAATTACTACAAAAAGTGAATTTATCGCTGCTTATGCAGGTTTACAAAAAGCCGCAGCCGTTTTTCGCAAAGCTCAAGCTGATTTGGATTTTGCTAAAGTAGATCGCGATCGCTATCAACAATTAACAGAAATTGGTGCTATTGGTAGGCGGGAGTATGAACAGAAAAAACTCGTCGTTGAACAGGCTAAATCAGCCTTAGAAGGCGAAAAAAGGTCAATGGAAATAGCCCAAGCTAAGTTGCAATCAGCCCAAGCTGCTGTTAATCCTAGCACGGCAACGGTAGCGATCGCTCAAGAACGTATCGCCCAAGAAAATGCTAAAGGTGCTTCCACCATCGCCACCTTACAAAAAGAGAAACAAGCCTTAATCCAGCGCCGGATAGAGATGCTTTCGCAACTCAACCAATCTCAAAAAGAATTGCAACAAGTAGAAAAGCAACTGCGAACTAGTGTAATTCGTGCTACCAGTGACGGAATTATCCTCAAGCTGAATCTGCGAAACCCTGGACAAGTTGTGACTACTAACGAGGCGATCGCCCAAATCGTACCACAAAATACTCCCCTAGTAATTAAGGCGATGGTTCCCACCGCAGATATTAAAAAAGTGGAGGTAGGACAAAAAGTGCAATTACGGATTAACGCTTGTCCTTATCCAGATTATGGGACTTTGCCAGGTGTAGTGAGCGCGATTTCTCCTGATGCAATTACTCCCCAATCTAACAATTCAACTACGGAATCGGTTGCAGGTTATTTTGAAGCAACTATCCAACCCCAAAAGAGAGAATTTGGTAATGGCGATCGTCATTGTTATATCCAATCAGGTATGGAAGCGGAAGCTAACATTATTTCCAAAGAAGAGACAGCAATGCAATTTATACTACGCAAGGCAAGACTAATCACCGATTTGTAGGTTACAGGAAAAACATTTTAGCTTATTTAGATTGCTTAAAAGAGATTTATTTGTCTCAATCATTGGCTCACAAAGTACTCATCTGCTGAGATACAACTTTATATGTGTGTATCTTGTTCAGCCTCTTCTATCCACGGTCAATTATTCTTCATCTTCACTGGAATAGTAATCACATCAATACATTTAGTAAAGTATCGTTTCATCAAAATATATTTTGGTGAAACATCTTTGTTTATCAGAATATATTAGCACTAATAAACAGTTATTTTATATTTGCCCATATATCTAAAGAAATAACCTGTTTAAGTAAAACATAGTAAGAAAAATATAAAATTTACACCAATTGTATAATTCAGGCTTTGCCATTTTTAATAAATATCATGATTATTTGGGAATTTAAACTTGTAAAGATTAGCCAATTAAGTTGTCATAAATATATCGTGAATTACTTAATATTGTTCTTGTATCATAAGAAAATAGTTAACACATTAGTTTTGTGTGCTGTAAATGTTGTCAACAAATTATACTTTTAAGTATCTGAGTTATGACCATATTTTCTTTCCTGATACCCTACCATAGAGTTCAAAAAGCATTACAATGGTGGTCTTACAGGCACTCAGCCAAGCTATTGTGGGAAGCCGAACAAATTCGGGATGGTCTGTTACAGGAAACTTTCACAATGCGGCGTAACTTAGACTTATTAATCCTAGATAACTTGAACTTACCAAATGACACAATTCAAGACTCATTAAAAAGAGTGGAAAACTTTCACTATTCTCTAGTAAAATTAAGCGATCGCCTATTTCCAGAATCTCTCCAAGATAGTTTTCCTCTAGCAATTGAGTCTTTAGTAGAAGCTTGGCTAGTGTCTCATCCTCAACTAAATTTTCAGATAGATATGCCAATCTATTGGAGACACGAGCCGAGTGAACGTGGTTTCATGATTTTGACCTTCTTGCAAGAGTTATTAACAGTTGCCTTGTCAGAAGTATTAATACCAACATCAATTTATCTCAGCTTAAAGCCCCATAATGACTTAGGAAAGATAACTGTAAAAATTCATTATTCTCAGACATCAACGTTTTTTTTAAACTCTCGTCTAATAGAATTAGATTATCTCTCTCACAGTTGCCAATTATTAACATCAGGAAAATGTATTTATCATATTCGTAACCTTACAATTTCCTGGTGTTTCTCTTGGTAGAAATGAAAAAATCAGACATTGTATATAGAGGATATTTGATGCTATATACAAAATTATTCAAAAAATAAGGTGTTGATTATGAAGCAAAATACACCGGAAAAAGCATTCATCCAATTTCTAGTTATTGATGATCATCAATCAGTTCTTAATGGAACAGTAGAGCTACTAAAAAGGCGCTTTCCTGAATCTGAATTTATGACTGCTATTAATGCTGAAAATGCTTGTCATCAATTGACAACTTTACAACCAGACCTTCTAGTTATGGATCTTTCTATCCCACAAAAACCAGGAACTACAGCGCGTCCAGATACAGGAGTACAACTGCTGAGACAATTAATGAAAAACCACTGCGATTTGAATATCATAGTTCAAAGCGCCCATATTAGAACATTAGTCAGAATCAGGCCTGATATTGATACTCATAAAGGAGGCTTTACAGTAGCCGATAAAAGTCTTTCTACTCAAGAAATGTTGACTAGAGTTGATTGGGCATTACAGGGTTTAACTCATACAAAAGATATTAAAGGTATTCATACTGGCATAGAAATTAAACCAGAGTGGCTGAGAGTGTTAACTCTAGCATTTGAAGAAGGTTTGCAAGATAAAGCGATCGCTGAAAAAATGTGTATATCTGAGCGCATGGTGCGCCATTATTGGAGTAAGCTGCAAGATGCTTTGGGTGTTTATCCTGATGATGGCAAAAATATCCGCATCCAAACTGAGAAACGGGCTAGAGAAGAAGGGTTAATTGATTAATTTTTTAGCGGAGACAGTAGACAGGTGTTTATTCACTAACAGTTAACTGTCAACTGTCAACCATCAACAAAACCTACAGACTAGGAGAAAAGCCTATGCAGTCTGGACTTAGGAGTATCTTTAAAAAAGACATTTTCAGTTGGTATTTAATATTTGCTACTCTGGCTATAGCTAGTTTGTTTATTATTAGTTACTTACTAATATTTCAGGGCTGGTGGATTCCAATTATACCATTAATTTTGGTTTTGATAATTAATGGTATGGAACTCATGACTTTATATAAATATGACCATGCCTTACGTTTGGGAATGAAAACTCGTCAAGCAGTGATAGAAAGTATATTTGAAACTATCCATAACGGGCCATTGCAAAGTTTGGCTAAGGTTTTGAAGTTAGTTAGGTGTAGAGATATTACAACTCAGGATTTACTCCCAGAGATTGAAAAAGAACTAGAAAAGTTAAACTACGAACTAAGAGGAATTTATGAGTTCTTACAACAAGAATATCCTAACCAAGATAATAAACTTTATTTAGGAAATAATTTAGTAATTAGTTTGCAAGACCCTCTGCATGAAGTCCTCTATCAAGTTTACACCTATACATTAGACCGGAAATTTCCTTGTTTTAAAAGCATTAAAGTAAAAATCCATGCCTTTGAACCTATAGATGAAAGATACTTAAATCTCGAAAATAAGCGAGGTATTGCTAGATTTTTAGAAGAAGCATTATGCAATGTAGGTAAACACGCCACAGAAGCAACCAAACTCCAAGTTACCTGCTCATCATCCGCAGGCTGGTACACTTTGCAAGTTATCGACAATGGTATAGGCGTAAACTTACGCAAACAGGGACGAGGAACCCAACAGTTTATCAACTTAGCACGACAACTCAAAGGAAAATTTAGGCGATCGCCCCTATCCCCCCAAGGAACCATTTGTGAATTATCCTGGCCTAAATTGCGTGACAATTAAAAGTGATAAGGCATAAACACTTACAAAGTTTATATTAAGTAAATGTATTATTATTTGAGAGATTTTTCCCAGTAATGCTTTATTTTTTTTAAACTTACATTCTCTTTTATTGACTTATCTTGAAAAACTCTTTTCATTTCTTTTGAGATGTAAGTATACTCACTGTCAGATTCTAATTTATCTTGAGATTTTAGAGCATTCTGAAGATGTAACAGATGTTCAGTCAATTCTTTTTTTACTTTGCCTGAAATTTTATCAGCTTCTTGATTAATCAATTTTTGCAGCTCTGTTATTTCGACATCTATGTCATCTGGTTTTAGATTTTCTGTTTGTAAATCCATCTCTAAAATGTATTCTTCAATACCTTCCTCATCTAACTTGACAATGTATCCATGCTGGAAAGGATTACTATATTCAGACCGAATAACCTCACCACTTTTGCCTTGAAATTTTCCCTGAAATGCAATTACACGATTACCTTGCAGATAGTTTTCACTCATAATTTTGGTCAAAAAATAAAGTTTTTTTTAGAAAAAAACATTTCTACTTTGTTGCTTCAAAAGCATAGTTACAATGATTTTTCTAATTATAAGGATAGAGAATTAGTTAAATCTTGTCTCTAGCTCAATGTTGAGTTTGAAACCCATCAAAATGTGAGGTCAAGAAAATGTGAACGCGCCTCAAAACCACAGATTGGGGTGTTCACAACAGGTAGACATTTAACTTATCCCCAATTTTCAATTTCCCAACAATTTATCCTGTAACCATGCCACTATAGAAAACATAGCTTTAAACATAGCAAGAGGAAGGCTAGAAAACGCTGTGCAGATTACATTTTTAGGGACGAGTTCTGGTGTACCCACAAGAGCGCGCAATGTATCCAGTGTTGCCCTCAGATTACCCCAACGGGCCCAGTTGTGGTTGTTTGATTGTGGTGAAGGTACTCAGCATCAACTTATGCGGAGTGACCTGAAAATGAGCCAATTATCCCGAATTTTTATTACCCACATGCACGGAGATCATATTTTTGGCTTGATGGGGCTTCTTGCTAGTTGTGGCTTGGCTGGAAATGTCCAGAGAGTAGATATTTATGGGCCATCTGGATTAAATGAGTATATCCAATCTGCTTCTCGTTACTCCCATACACATTTTTCCTATCCGATTAAAGTTCATGCTGTTCGTCCCGGTGTCGTCTATGAAGATGAAGAATTTACCGTGACTTGTGGCCCTTTACATCACCGCATTACCGCCTTTGGCTATCGCGTAGCCGAAAAAGACCGAGCCGGACGTTTTGATGTGGAAAAAGCCCAAGCTTTGCAAATTCCTCCTGGTAGGGTTTATGGTCAACTCAAGCGGGGGGAAACTGTTACCCTCGCGGATGGGCGTGTGATTAATGGTGCAGAGTTATGTGGCCCTACAGAAATTGGGCGGAAGATTGCTTATTGTACAGACACAATTTATTGTGATGGTGCTGTGGAATTAGCCAAAGATGCAGATGTGTTAATTCACGAGGCTACTTTTGCTCATCAAGATGCAGAGATGGCTTTTCAAAGGTTGCACTCAACAACGACAATGGCAGCACAAACTGCTTTGGCGGCTGGCGCACGTCGGTTATTGATGACTCATTTTAGCCCTCGTTATGCGCCTGGGAATACTGTGGAGTTGAAGGATTTGCTGCAAGAGGCTCGTGCTATCTTTCCTAATACGAATATGGCTTACGATTTTATGGCTTATGAGGTTCCGCGACGGAGAGAGGTGGCGATGAGTGAGGTTTGAAGTTTAAACGCAGAGGGGCGCTGATTCACCCCACCACTCTTGATATTCTCAACGGTCAGATAGACGACATAATCCGTTTGAGCGTTATTTTCCTCCATAGCTGCCGAAATCCTAGCAATACCTCGTAAACGCGATAAAATTCACTTTAAATGCCGACAGATAGGCTTTTGGTTGCGCCCCAACCCAAGACTAAGCGGCATAACGTTCCCATTATGCCGCCTGATGCACTGGGACAGTTGATCTAAACCATACAATAAAGAATAGCCAACTTGAGAGGTTAGCATGGTTCAAGCAACGGAATATCTTTATGTTGTTCGGGATGATGAGATTCTACATGGAGAACCTATCATCCGAGGAACTCGGACACCCGTCAGAGCAATAGTCGAAACTTGGCGAATGGGTATTGCACCAGAGGAAATCCCCAAAGGGATGCCACACCTGACTTTGGGACAAGTCTTTGGAGCATTAACTTACTACAGCGACCACCAGGACGAAATTAATCAATATATTGAAAAAAACCGCATTCCTGGCGAATTGATAGATCCATTGGTTAGAGATTTGTGAGTAGCATATTT harbors:
- a CDS encoding response regulator transcription factor; this translates as MKQNTPEKAFIQFLVIDDHQSVLNGTVELLKRRFPESEFMTAINAENACHQLTTLQPDLLVMDLSIPQKPGTTARPDTGVQLLRQLMKNHCDLNIIVQSAHIRTLVRIRPDIDTHKGGFTVADKSLSTQEMLTRVDWALQGLTHTKDIKGIHTGIEIKPEWLRVLTLAFEEGLQDKAIAEKMCISERMVRHYWSKLQDALGVYPDDGKNIRIQTEKRAREEGLID
- a CDS encoding HlyD family secretion protein gives rise to the protein MLYIQNQKYIPPIPEDDALPPVGVWTSLLGLFLVASVGSAIALSSWVKYNVTVKAPAVVRPIGDVRLVQPEMEGTIQSILVAENQVVKQGDVIARLDTDQLQIKKSQLEGNIQQGKLQLIQIDSQIGSLDTQVQAELNLLERTIVSAQADLARNQRDYQERQITTKSEFIAAYAGLQKAAAVFRKAQADLDFAKVDRDRYQQLTEIGAIGRREYEQKKLVVEQAKSALEGEKRSMEIAQAKLQSAQAAVNPSTATVAIAQERIAQENAKGASTIATLQKEKQALIQRRIEMLSQLNQSQKELQQVEKQLRTSVIRATSDGIILKLNLRNPGQVVTTNEAIAQIVPQNTPLVIKAMVPTADIKKVEVGQKVQLRINACPYPDYGTLPGVVSAISPDAITPQSNNSTTESVAGYFEATIQPQKREFGNGDRHCYIQSGMEAEANIISKEETAMQFILRKARLITDL
- a CDS encoding peptidase domain-containing ABC transporter; translated protein: MKYIYVLQHSQEDCGAACIAAIAKYYGRNLTLSRIREVVGTGQFGTTLLGLQRGAQTLGFKAHSVKTSPELFNRINEAPLPAIIHWKGNHWVILYGKKGKNYVVADPAVGIRYLSQKELSEGWKDLLMLLLEPDAESFSQIESDRTSGFWRFFKRVWNFRSILAQALPLNLLLGVLSLASPFLLQILTDDVLVRGDTKLLTTMAIAVVVMNIISSSLGWVQSNLIAHFAQRLQLGLVMEFAKQILRLPLSYYETRRSGEIVSRLQDINQINQLVAQVVISLPSKFFIAVISFSLMTFYSWKLTIVALLISAIMTTSTIVFQPILRNRTRELLVQEAEAQGVLVETFKGALTLKTTTSGSQFFEEFNSRFGQLANLTFRTIQIGIINNSFSSFVSAVGSIFLLWCGGNLVINPSENLSIGQLLAFNSMNGNVLGLIATVISFVDEFTRAKTAVQRLTEVIDTTPENANDGKKPFAKITGNDEIICTNVNFHYVGRVDLLENFTLTIPGGKVTAIIGKSGCGKSTLAKLITGLYTLQSGNIRIGLYNLDDLSLDCLRQQVVLVPQDAHFWGRSIVENFRLGAPYVTFEQIVRACKIADADEFISKFPEKYQTVLGEFGANISGGQRQRLAIARAIVTEPPILILDESTGGLDPVSESLVLEQLLQHRRDKTTILISHRPQVISRANWIVFLEQGRLKMQGSLQDLRTQAGEHLDFLIH
- a CDS encoding ribonuclease Z, with the protein product MQITFLGTSSGVPTRARNVSSVALRLPQRAQLWLFDCGEGTQHQLMRSDLKMSQLSRIFITHMHGDHIFGLMGLLASCGLAGNVQRVDIYGPSGLNEYIQSASRYSHTHFSYPIKVHAVRPGVVYEDEEFTVTCGPLHHRITAFGYRVAEKDRAGRFDVEKAQALQIPPGRVYGQLKRGETVTLADGRVINGAELCGPTEIGRKIAYCTDTIYCDGAVELAKDADVLIHEATFAHQDAEMAFQRLHSTTTMAAQTALAAGARRLLMTHFSPRYAPGNTVELKDLLQEARAIFPNTNMAYDFMAYEVPRRREVAMSEV
- the sat gene encoding sulfate adenylyltransferase, with the translated sequence MSQHPDAIAAHGGQLVNRIATPEQREEFLSKAEFLPRVQLDERAVSDLEMIAIGGFSPLTGFMNQEDYDRVVTEMRLANGLAWSIPITLSVSEEQAASLQEGGLVRLDNPRGQYIGVLQLTQKYRYDKTREAINVYRTDEAKHPGVQVLYNQGAVHLAGDIWLLERSSHPLFPDYQIDPVVSRQMFRDKGWKTIVGFQTRNPIHRAHEYIQKCALETVDGLFLHPLVGATKEDDIPADVRMRCYEILLEHYYPQDRVILAINPAAMRYAGPREAIFHALVRKNYGCTHFIVGRDHAGVGDYYGTYDAQYIFDEFEPGELGIVPMKFEHAFYCTRTKQMATTKTSPSRPEERVHLSGTKVREMLRRGELPPPEFSRPEVAAELARAMRVKVLA
- a CDS encoding DUF433 domain-containing protein, which gives rise to MVQATEYLYVVRDDEILHGEPIIRGTRTPVRAIVETWRMGIAPEEIPKGMPHLTLGQVFGALTYYSDHQDEINQYIEKNRIPGELIDPLVRDL